A genomic window from Flavobacterium hankyongi includes:
- a CDS encoding DUF6943 family protein — translation MTNYIVKTHRKDTIYGKPHLFVLNKGLNSGKPQKEPFTNSFVLIFQNEEDCENIYWVTFSLWKSKFWHQFLIGSVIPFIRLQEFKKELFPRVTEMYDDYEQHKKNIQALRLLESKEKQFQENINLINDLRRTILYRYCKR, via the coding sequence ATGACAAATTACATCGTTAAAACCCACAGAAAGGACACTATTTACGGTAAACCACATTTATTTGTCCTAAACAAAGGACTTAACAGCGGTAAACCGCAAAAAGAGCCATTTACAAACAGTTTCGTACTTATTTTTCAAAACGAAGAAGATTGCGAAAATATTTACTGGGTAACTTTCAGTTTATGGAAGTCAAAATTTTGGCATCAGTTTTTAATAGGTTCGGTTATACCTTTTATACGATTGCAGGAATTTAAAAAAGAGTTGTTTCCAAGAGTAACAGAAATGTATGATGACTACGAGCAACACAAAAAAAACATTCAGGCATTACGCCTTTTGGAATCAAAAGAAAAGCAATTTCAAGAGAATATCAATCTTATTAACGATTTGCGTAGAACTATCCTGTACAGGTATTGCAAGAGATAA